In Gossypium arboreum isolate Shixiya-1 chromosome 5, ASM2569848v2, whole genome shotgun sequence, a single genomic region encodes these proteins:
- the LOC108478662 gene encoding classical arabinogalactan protein 5-like has translation MSKSFVCFVLLALVATCAFGEAHSNTPTKLPSFPSPTTTPTASPPAPSPSTVTHSPSPSPSSHESSLTSSPTSSLSIPPLAPTIVPNIVTPASSISQTPDLSAAPLLNVTIGFAIAVILAALHLLTEI, from the coding sequence ATGTCGAAATCCTTCGTTTGCTTCGTTCTTTTGGCTCTAGTAGCCACCTGCGCTTTCGGTGAAGCTCACAGCAATACGCCAACCAAGTTACCGTCATTTCCCTCTCCAACCACCACTCCCACAGCTTCGCCACCAGCTCCTTCGCCGTCAACTGTCACTCATTCTCCTTCTCCTTCTCCTTCATCCCATGAATCTTCTCTGACTTCCTCTCCTACCAGTTCTCTTTCAATTCCTCCTTTGGCTCCCACTATTGTTCCTAACATTGTTACTCCCGCTTCCTCCATCAGTCAGACACCAGATTTATCTGCAGCTCCTCTTTTGAACGTCACCATTGGATTTGCCATTGCAGTTATTTTGGCAGCTCTTCATTTGTTGACCGAGATTTGA